A window of Brachybacterium fresconis contains these coding sequences:
- a CDS encoding CE1759 family FMN reductase, protein MTDTFRLVALSAGLSTPSSTRMLADQLSRAAAAALGRDGAEVDVTTVELREYAHDITDALLTRFPSEKLSMVIESVRAADAVIAVTPVFNVGPSGLFKTFFDAIDIDVWAGKPVLLGATAGTARHSLAIDYAIRPMFGYLKAEVVPTVVFAASADFGADTEGQADEQPLAARVRRAAAELTTMLRAGTGAAAENAEEPADGDESPAPTGADSTRDAEFSDFVPMGTLLGKR, encoded by the coding sequence ATGACCGACACCTTCCGTCTCGTGGCCCTGTCCGCGGGGCTGTCCACCCCCAGCTCCACCCGCATGCTCGCCGACCAGCTCTCCCGGGCGGCCGCCGCGGCTCTCGGCCGCGACGGTGCCGAGGTGGACGTGACGACGGTGGAGCTGCGCGAGTACGCCCACGACATCACCGACGCGCTGCTGACCCGCTTCCCGAGCGAGAAGCTGTCCATGGTGATCGAGTCGGTGCGCGCCGCCGACGCGGTCATCGCGGTCACGCCGGTGTTCAACGTCGGCCCCTCGGGGCTGTTCAAGACCTTCTTCGACGCGATCGACATCGACGTGTGGGCCGGCAAGCCGGTGCTGCTGGGCGCGACGGCAGGCACCGCCCGCCACTCCCTCGCGATCGACTACGCGATCCGGCCGATGTTCGGGTACCTGAAGGCGGAGGTCGTGCCGACGGTCGTCTTCGCCGCGTCGGCCGACTTCGGGGCCGACACCGAGGGGCAGGCCGACGAGCAGCCGCTGGCAGCGCGGGTGCGGCGGGCCGCCGCGGAGCTGACCACGATGCTGCGGGCCGGCACCGGCGCCGCAGCGGAGAATGCCGAGGAACCTGCGGACGGGGACGAGTCGCCCGCCCCGACGGGCGCCGACTCGACGCGGGATGCGGAGTTCTCCGACTTCGTGCCGATGGGGACGCTGCTCGGCAAGCGCTGA
- a CDS encoding sulfatase family protein, translated as MSTSCPDRPNILLIVSDDHGYGDRSSIGSPDARTPQLDRLAATGTTFEDAYVTAPICSPSRAGLIAGAYQQRWGAQWFDTSAFPPAERPVLPEILGGAGYRTGYFGKIHYGPEQAGDRACPDRHGFDTSLYGLAGQSMGRLHYLHHSRGAEEALGEARGVHGVSPLLENGREVDCEQHLTVAFTERAIDFMGPGAASGSTAGTAGATEGAGTAGAAERTGTAGAQEGAVSDPHAEDPFLCLVAYNAVHNFAWQLPEDELAARALPSHEDFDPAAGDYVDWYDGAISPHLEHGRDYYLAQLEIMDREIGRLLDHLEATGRRENTLVVYLTDNGGSTCNYGDNTPLAGTKYSLLEGGVRVPLLVSRPGTVPAEARSTALVSALDLLPTFAAAAGAELPSDALFDGISLLPAWDAAAGSSEGEPATADSAGGTGETGAAGAARAADGGGHEVLHFDTGFQWAVRTPDWKLRSVDPTTGHRDHLLAVEHTDVGAGLTLVPMGPGASDADESAAADVAAEHPQVVAELTALHEQWREGLAAV; from the coding sequence ATGTCCACCTCCTGCCCCGACCGGCCGAACATCCTGCTGATCGTCTCCGACGACCACGGATACGGTGATCGCTCCTCGATCGGCAGCCCGGACGCCCGCACCCCGCAGCTGGACCGCCTCGCCGCGACGGGCACCACCTTCGAGGACGCATACGTCACCGCCCCGATCTGCTCCCCCTCCCGCGCCGGGCTGATCGCGGGCGCGTACCAGCAGCGCTGGGGCGCCCAGTGGTTCGACACCTCCGCCTTCCCACCTGCGGAGCGGCCCGTGCTGCCCGAGATCCTGGGCGGGGCCGGGTACCGTACCGGCTACTTCGGCAAGATCCATTACGGACCCGAACAGGCCGGCGACCGCGCCTGCCCCGACCGGCACGGCTTCGATACGTCGCTGTACGGGCTCGCCGGGCAGAGCATGGGGCGCCTGCACTACCTGCACCACTCGCGCGGCGCCGAGGAGGCGCTGGGGGAGGCGCGCGGGGTCCACGGCGTCAGCCCGCTGCTGGAGAACGGGCGCGAGGTGGACTGCGAGCAGCATCTGACCGTCGCCTTCACCGAGCGCGCGATCGACTTCATGGGGCCCGGCGCGGCGAGCGGGTCGACGGCCGGCACCGCGGGGGCCACGGAGGGGGCCGGCACCGCAGGGGCCGCGGAGAGGACCGGCACCGCGGGAGCCCAGGAGGGGGCCGTCTCCGACCCGCACGCCGAGGACCCCTTCCTCTGCCTGGTCGCCTACAACGCCGTGCACAACTTCGCCTGGCAGCTGCCCGAGGACGAGCTCGCCGCCCGCGCCCTGCCGAGCCATGAAGACTTCGATCCCGCAGCCGGTGACTACGTCGACTGGTACGACGGGGCGATCTCTCCGCACCTCGAGCACGGGCGGGACTACTACCTCGCCCAGCTCGAGATCATGGACCGCGAGATCGGGCGCCTGCTCGACCACCTCGAGGCCACCGGCCGGCGCGAGAACACCCTGGTCGTCTACCTGACCGACAACGGCGGCTCCACCTGCAACTACGGGGACAACACCCCGCTGGCCGGCACCAAGTACAGCCTCCTGGAAGGCGGCGTGCGGGTGCCGTTGCTCGTCTCCCGGCCCGGAACGGTCCCCGCCGAGGCACGCTCGACAGCGCTGGTCTCCGCCCTCGACCTGCTGCCGACGTTCGCGGCCGCCGCCGGCGCGGAGCTCCCGTCGGACGCCCTCTTCGACGGGATATCCCTGCTGCCGGCGTGGGACGCGGCGGCGGGATCGAGTGAGGGGGAGCCGGCGACGGCCGACTCGGCCGGCGGGACCGGGGAGACGGGTGCCGCTGGTGCCGCGCGGGCGGCCGACGGCGGGGGCCATGAGGTGCTGCACTTCGACACCGGTTTCCAATGGGCTGTGCGCACCCCGGACTGGAAGCTGCGCAGCGTCGATCCCACCACCGGGCACCGCGACCATCTGCTCGCCGTCGAGCACACCGACGTCGGCGCCGGGCTCACCCTCGTGCCGATGGGGCCCGGAGCATCCGATGCCGATGAGTCCGCAGCGGCCGATGTCGCCGCCGAGCACCCGCAGGTCGTCGCCGAGCTGACCGCGCTGCATGAGCAGTGGCGGGAGGGTCTCGCCGCCGTCTGA
- a CDS encoding MarR family winged helix-turn-helix transcriptional regulator, giving the protein MPVPRNVSALIPVVAREHRSLAGELLQPLGLHPGQELALMLLAESSPRSLAELAEILHVTAPTMTVMIQRMEKKGLVRKERSAENRRQVEVRMTVEGERTHDRVLAIWDTLDARTVSHLSPQEQVELQRLLRLALEGVREAAGD; this is encoded by the coding sequence GTGCCCGTCCCGAGAAACGTCAGTGCCCTGATCCCCGTCGTCGCCCGCGAGCACCGCTCCCTGGCCGGAGAGCTGCTGCAGCCGCTGGGCCTGCATCCGGGCCAGGAGCTGGCCCTGATGCTCCTGGCGGAGTCGAGCCCGCGCTCCCTGGCCGAGCTCGCCGAGATCCTGCACGTCACCGCGCCCACCATGACGGTCATGATCCAGCGCATGGAGAAGAAAGGCCTGGTGAGGAAGGAACGCAGCGCGGAGAACCGGCGCCAGGTGGAGGTGCGGATGACCGTCGAGGGCGAACGCACGCACGACCGCGTCCTCGCGATCTGGGACACGCTCGACGCGCGCACCGTCTCGCACCTGAGTCCGCAGGAGCAGGTCGAGCTCCAGCGGCTGCTGCGCCTCGCGCTCGAGGGGGTGCGCGAGGCGGCCGGGGACTGA
- a CDS encoding NmrA/HSCARG family protein → MTDTTIPGALTPRRRTDTVAVIGATGQQGGAVATSLLEAGIPVRAVTRSATSAAAQALLSRGADVVEADLEDTDSTAAALDGARRVFGMTSMDGGAEAEFSRGRSLVDAAVRAGVDHMVFSSVGGADRDTGVPHFESKWEVERYLAASPLSAAVVRPTFFMENLAVQDGAVDPDGAPGTVLPLPLPDEVPLQMIAVADIGAAAAGMLIDPTSTPSAVEIAGDERTGSQMADAFAAALDRPVHYTPLPTSGLPSEDLRAMFTWFTEPVAYRADWELTHALVGEPMTLKRWARGAVAA, encoded by the coding sequence ATGACCGACACGACCATCCCCGGCGCCCTGACGCCGCGCCGCCGCACCGATACCGTCGCCGTCATCGGCGCCACCGGACAGCAGGGCGGAGCCGTCGCCACCTCCCTGCTGGAGGCCGGCATCCCGGTCCGCGCGGTGACCCGCTCGGCCACCTCCGCCGCCGCCCAGGCCCTGCTCTCACGGGGTGCCGACGTGGTCGAAGCGGACCTGGAGGACACCGACAGCACCGCCGCCGCTCTCGACGGGGCGCGCCGAGTCTTCGGTATGACCAGCATGGATGGCGGCGCCGAGGCGGAGTTCTCGCGCGGGCGCTCTCTCGTCGACGCCGCCGTCCGCGCTGGAGTCGACCACATGGTGTTCAGCTCGGTCGGCGGCGCCGATCGCGACACCGGGGTCCCCCACTTCGAGAGCAAGTGGGAGGTCGAGCGATACCTCGCGGCCTCGCCGCTCTCCGCGGCGGTGGTGCGGCCGACGTTCTTCATGGAGAACCTGGCCGTCCAGGACGGCGCCGTCGACCCGGACGGCGCACCGGGCACGGTGCTGCCGCTCCCCCTGCCGGACGAGGTGCCGCTGCAGATGATCGCCGTCGCCGACATCGGCGCCGCCGCGGCCGGGATGCTCATCGATCCGACGTCCACGCCGAGCGCCGTCGAGATCGCAGGCGATGAGAGGACCGGGTCGCAGATGGCCGACGCCTTCGCCGCCGCCCTCGACCGCCCGGTGCACTACACGCCGCTGCCGACGTCGGGGCTGCCCAGCGAGGATCTGAGGGCGATGTTCACCTGGTTCACCGAGCCGGTCGCCTACCGCGCCGACTGGGAGCTGACCCATGCGCTCGTCGGGGAGCCGATGACGCTGAAGCGCTGGGCCCGCGGCGCCGTCGCGGCCTGA
- a CDS encoding sulfatase-like hydrolase/transferase, with protein sequence MMDIDGPDGGPPNVLLLVTDDQGAWALPSLMPELRTPTLDRLQREGRTFEQYFCASPVCSPARASMATGRMPSAHGIHDWLHPEALARTDAPRRPFDPDFLEDLPGADTLGAMFSRHGYRCGMTGKWHLGSADRPAEGFEYWYAHQLGGGPYYDAPIWQQADGTGVPASPAQPGTEPSYLTDAITDRALEFLRGTAADRRPFFLQVTWTAPHDPWFDGNHPADLLDLYADTDFPSVPKSPPHPWFVRENFSRAVADRHGALAGYCAALSGVDRSIEAILAQLERTEMLENTIVVFTSDNGFSCGHHGIWGKGNATAPLNLWEPSITVPLIVRWPGHVPAGTRDRTPTSATGLLETLAELTGAVPREDPLRAGRSFAARLVGGRDAPDGTRAGEECGVDPADEPIVIHDEYGAHRMIRTDGWKLVLRREGPTELFHLQEDPGEEHDLSRDPVHAARRRALGDELTSWFAAHETAALSGWDAAVDGAGQRRPLG encoded by the coding sequence ATGATGGACATCGACGGGCCCGACGGCGGTCCCCCGAACGTGCTGCTGCTGGTCACCGACGATCAGGGGGCCTGGGCGCTGCCGTCCCTGATGCCCGAGCTGCGCACGCCGACCCTCGATCGTCTCCAGCGCGAAGGCAGGACCTTCGAGCAGTACTTCTGCGCCTCCCCGGTGTGCTCGCCGGCTCGCGCGAGCATGGCCACCGGGCGCATGCCGTCGGCACACGGCATCCACGACTGGCTCCATCCGGAGGCCCTGGCCCGCACCGACGCGCCCCGACGGCCGTTCGATCCGGACTTCCTGGAGGACCTCCCCGGCGCGGACACGCTCGGTGCGATGTTCTCCCGCCACGGGTACCGCTGCGGGATGACCGGCAAATGGCACCTCGGCTCCGCGGACCGCCCGGCGGAGGGATTCGAGTACTGGTACGCCCATCAGCTCGGCGGCGGCCCCTACTACGACGCGCCGATCTGGCAGCAGGCCGACGGGACGGGGGTTCCGGCGTCCCCCGCGCAGCCCGGCACCGAACCCTCCTACCTCACCGACGCGATCACGGACCGCGCTCTGGAATTCCTGCGCGGAACGGCCGCGGACCGGCGACCCTTCTTTCTCCAGGTGACCTGGACCGCGCCGCACGACCCCTGGTTCGACGGCAACCATCCCGCTGATCTGCTGGACCTCTACGCCGACACGGACTTCCCCTCCGTCCCGAAGTCACCTCCGCACCCCTGGTTCGTGCGGGAGAACTTCTCCCGCGCCGTCGCGGACCGCCACGGCGCGCTCGCCGGCTACTGCGCGGCGCTCAGCGGCGTGGACCGCAGCATCGAGGCGATCCTCGCCCAGCTCGAGCGCACCGAGATGCTGGAGAACACGATCGTCGTGTTCACCTCCGACAACGGCTTCTCCTGCGGCCACCACGGCATCTGGGGCAAGGGCAATGCCACCGCTCCGCTGAATCTCTGGGAGCCCTCGATCACGGTGCCCTTGATCGTGCGCTGGCCCGGACACGTTCCCGCGGGAACGCGTGATCGCACCCCGACCTCGGCCACCGGCCTGCTGGAGACCCTGGCCGAGCTCACCGGCGCCGTCCCCCGCGAGGACCCGCTGCGGGCGGGACGCTCCTTCGCCGCACGCCTGGTGGGCGGGCGCGATGCGCCGGACGGAACCAGGGCGGGGGAGGAGTGCGGGGTCGACCCGGCCGACGAGCCGATCGTCATCCACGACGAGTACGGCGCCCACCGCATGATCCGCACCGACGGGTGGAAGCTCGTGCTGCGCCGCGAGGGGCCCACGGAGCTGTTCCACCTTCAGGAGGATCCGGGCGAGGAGCACGATCTCTCCCGCGACCCGGTGCACGCCGCCCGGCGTCGCGCGCTGGGGGATGAGCTGACGTCGTGGTTCGCGGCCCATGAGACGGCGGCGCTGAGCGGCTGGGACGCCGCGGTCGACGGCGCCGGTCAGCGCCGACCCCTCGGTTGA
- a CDS encoding sugar phosphate isomerase/epimerase family protein, with protein sequence MLRPGLCSVTFRGLEVERVVDLAADAGLACIEWAGDAHVPPGDTVAAERARALTERAGLAVASYGSYLGFEGSDEEFAGQAEAVLVAARALGAPRIRVWAGRSGSADVTAQQRARIVGRIREFSDRAGEHDLDVGLEFHGGTLTDEISSTLDLLEEVGRENVSSYWQPHQDMTAPAAIETLRRVLPYTSTIHVFSWWPNHQRHPLAERTELWREVFAVLAAEGSDRDALLEFIPEDDPAVLPREAETLRGLIAAGQENAR encoded by the coding sequence ATGCTCCGTCCCGGACTCTGCTCCGTCACCTTCCGCGGGCTCGAGGTCGAGCGCGTCGTCGACCTCGCCGCCGATGCCGGGCTCGCCTGCATCGAATGGGCCGGCGACGCCCACGTCCCGCCCGGGGACACGGTGGCCGCCGAGCGTGCCCGCGCCTTGACCGAGCGGGCGGGGCTCGCCGTCGCCTCCTACGGCTCCTACCTGGGCTTCGAGGGATCCGACGAGGAGTTCGCCGGTCAGGCCGAGGCGGTGCTCGTCGCCGCGCGGGCGCTCGGGGCACCGCGGATCCGGGTGTGGGCCGGCCGCAGCGGCTCCGCCGACGTCACTGCGCAGCAGCGGGCCCGGATCGTCGGCCGGATCCGTGAGTTCTCCGATCGCGCCGGGGAGCACGATCTCGACGTCGGCCTGGAGTTCCACGGCGGCACGCTCACCGACGAGATCAGCTCGACCCTGGATCTGCTCGAAGAGGTGGGTCGCGAGAACGTGAGCAGCTACTGGCAGCCGCACCAGGACATGACCGCCCCCGCGGCGATCGAGACCCTGCGCCGGGTGCTGCCGTACACATCGACGATCCACGTCTTCTCCTGGTGGCCGAATCACCAGCGCCATCCGCTCGCCGAGCGCACCGAGCTGTGGCGCGAGGTCTTCGCAGTGCTCGCCGCCGAGGGATCGGACCGCGACGCTCTGCTCGAATTCATCCCCGAGGACGACCCCGCCGTGCTGCCCCGCGAGGCCGAGACCCTGCGCGGCCTGATCGCCGCCGGCCAGGAGAACGCCCGATGA
- a CDS encoding hydroxyacid dehydrogenase, giving the protein MKALLAMPEGLPGRMFDAAQLARLAKLVEIDTDHPVPDIAAATDRELADVEVLITGWGAPRVDAAALARMPRLRAVVHTAGTVRFVVSEAVWEQGDIVVTSSTEANAVPVAEFTLAHILLAGKRSLAREARYRGDHQVHPGAAAAPEIGNYGGVVGLIGASRIGTLVAEHLQRFDLEVLITDPFASADQIAELGASAVEPEELYARSDVVSLHAPDAPSTRGMVSRELLARMRDGTTFVNTARPALVDLDALREELVSGRLAAVLDVHDDLPEDDPIWGLENVSITPHIAGSQGNELHRMGEHALEEVRRLAVGEPPRFPVDPGRRGMEA; this is encoded by the coding sequence ATGAAGGCACTGCTGGCGATGCCCGAGGGTCTGCCGGGCCGGATGTTCGATGCCGCCCAGCTCGCCCGCCTGGCGAAGCTGGTCGAGATCGACACCGACCACCCCGTCCCCGACATCGCGGCCGCGACCGACCGGGAGCTCGCCGACGTCGAGGTGCTGATCACCGGCTGGGGTGCACCCCGCGTCGACGCCGCCGCACTGGCGCGGATGCCGCGGCTGCGGGCGGTCGTCCACACCGCCGGCACCGTGCGCTTCGTGGTCTCCGAGGCGGTCTGGGAGCAAGGCGACATCGTCGTGACCTCGTCGACCGAGGCCAACGCCGTGCCGGTCGCGGAGTTCACCCTCGCCCACATCCTGCTGGCCGGGAAGCGCTCCCTGGCCCGGGAGGCGCGCTACCGCGGCGACCATCAGGTCCACCCCGGCGCGGCCGCAGCCCCGGAGATCGGCAACTACGGCGGAGTCGTCGGTCTCATCGGCGCCTCCCGGATCGGGACCCTGGTGGCCGAGCACCTGCAGCGCTTCGACCTCGAGGTGCTGATCACCGACCCCTTCGCGAGCGCGGACCAGATCGCGGAACTCGGCGCGTCGGCGGTGGAGCCGGAGGAGCTGTACGCGCGCAGCGATGTGGTCAGCCTCCACGCCCCCGACGCCCCCTCGACCCGGGGCATGGTCAGCCGGGAGCTGCTGGCGCGGATGCGGGACGGCACCACCTTCGTCAACACCGCCCGTCCCGCCCTCGTCGACCTCGACGCCCTGCGCGAGGAGCTGGTCTCCGGCCGGCTCGCCGCGGTGCTGGACGTGCACGACGACCTGCCCGAGGACGATCCGATCTGGGGCCTGGAGAACGTGTCGATCACGCCGCACATCGCCGGCTCCCAGGGCAACGAGCTGCACCGCATGGGCGAACATGCCTTGGAGGAGGTGCGCCGCCTCGCGGTCGGCGAGCCGCCGCGCTTCCCCGTCGATCCGGGCCGACGGGGCATGGAGGCCTGA
- a CDS encoding LacI family DNA-binding transcriptional regulator, whose protein sequence is MPAVRLSDVAHDAGVSLATASRVLNGSSRVPGKAVAEKVEAAALKLGYVPNAQAQALARSRSGLIGLVVHDIADPYFATIAREVQQQVFASQSQVLLTQTDREIDTEIRALRSLIAQQVDALVLVGSHRYGHDSDASISAMLEGFARNGGRVVGMGQSVGVGRTIVPDNAAAAHELATALVVGGHRRFAVVQGISGIPSAADRTGGFIAALTEAGIEPELDVEAGLTRDGGYELARTIRAHLADAPGEGSQPLCVFAPADVMALGALGELRRLGIDVPGQVSVAGFGGVPDAEDANPTLTTIALPLHEMARQAVEWVLEQPGQDAPEGPLSTSAAPAPESSSSTEATEVHVRGDVLLRESTALAVSS, encoded by the coding sequence ATGCCCGCCGTCCGTCTCAGCGACGTCGCCCACGACGCCGGGGTCTCCCTGGCCACCGCCTCCCGCGTGCTCAACGGCTCCAGCCGCGTGCCCGGCAAGGCCGTCGCCGAGAAGGTGGAGGCCGCCGCGCTCAAGCTGGGCTATGTCCCCAACGCCCAGGCGCAGGCCCTGGCCCGCTCGCGATCGGGCCTCATCGGACTGGTGGTCCACGACATCGCCGACCCCTACTTCGCGACCATCGCCCGCGAGGTCCAGCAGCAGGTGTTCGCCTCCCAGTCCCAGGTGCTGCTCACCCAGACCGACCGCGAGATCGACACCGAGATCCGGGCGCTGCGCTCCCTGATCGCCCAGCAGGTCGACGCGCTGGTGCTGGTGGGCTCGCACCGCTACGGCCACGACTCCGACGCCTCGATCAGCGCGATGCTGGAGGGATTCGCCCGCAACGGCGGGCGCGTGGTGGGCATGGGACAGTCCGTCGGCGTCGGTCGCACGATCGTCCCCGACAACGCCGCGGCCGCCCATGAGCTCGCCACCGCGCTGGTCGTGGGCGGCCACCGGCGCTTCGCGGTGGTCCAGGGCATCTCCGGGATCCCCTCGGCGGCGGATCGCACCGGCGGTTTCATCGCCGCGCTGACCGAGGCCGGCATCGAGCCGGAGCTCGATGTCGAGGCGGGCCTCACCCGCGACGGCGGCTATGAGCTGGCCCGGACGATCCGGGCGCACCTCGCCGACGCCCCGGGCGAGGGCTCCCAGCCGCTGTGCGTCTTCGCCCCGGCCGACGTCATGGCCCTCGGGGCGCTCGGCGAGCTGCGCCGCCTGGGCATCGATGTGCCCGGCCAGGTGTCCGTCGCCGGCTTCGGCGGCGTGCCCGACGCGGAGGATGCGAACCCGACGCTGACCACGATCGCCCTGCCCCTGCACGAGATGGCGCGGCAGGCCGTCGAGTGGGTGCTGGAGCAGCCGGGCCAGGACGCGCCCGAGGGCCCGTTGAGCACGAGCGCCGCCCCCGCCCCGGAGAGCTCGAGCAGCACCGAGGCGACCGAGGTGCACGTGCGCGGCGACGTGCTGCTGCGCGAGTCGACGGCCCTGGCCGTCTCCTCCTGA
- a CDS encoding siderophore-interacting protein, with the protein MTAETTGHLRTSAPKRGLNGAIITAWGGRDLRLRVLARDEVAENFLRLEVDVDGLLARAEVYPTYWLRLWFTTPTGKGHQRAYTLVAPDPGTGTAWLEFFLHEGVASDWARDARIDDEIDATVLSGKNPVEDSPAHLLMIGDGASYPAIADTLRRCPDIPATVLLEQHHGEGPQIMALPERENAAVHWLAPDQEVCEVALEEAQVAPAGTRFFVALEGTPTRRLSSALRKQLGVPKESVHSLAYWKRR; encoded by the coding sequence ATGACCGCGGAGACGACCGGCCACCTGCGCACCAGCGCCCCCAAGCGCGGCCTGAACGGCGCGATCATCACGGCCTGGGGCGGCCGGGACCTGCGGTTGCGCGTCCTCGCCCGGGACGAGGTCGCCGAGAACTTCCTGCGCCTGGAGGTGGACGTCGACGGGCTCCTCGCCCGGGCCGAGGTTTACCCCACGTACTGGTTGCGCCTGTGGTTCACGACCCCGACCGGCAAGGGTCACCAGCGCGCGTACACCCTGGTCGCTCCGGATCCGGGGACCGGGACGGCCTGGCTGGAATTCTTCCTGCACGAAGGGGTCGCCTCCGATTGGGCGCGCGACGCCCGGATCGACGATGAGATCGATGCGACGGTGCTGAGCGGGAAGAACCCGGTCGAGGACTCCCCCGCCCACCTGCTGATGATCGGCGACGGCGCCTCCTATCCCGCCATCGCGGACACGCTGCGACGGTGCCCCGACATCCCTGCGACCGTCCTCCTCGAGCAGCATCACGGCGAAGGCCCGCAGATCATGGCGCTGCCGGAGCGCGAGAACGCCGCTGTGCACTGGCTCGCGCCGGATCAGGAGGTCTGCGAGGTCGCGCTCGAGGAGGCCCAGGTCGCTCCGGCCGGAACGCGGTTCTTCGTGGCCCTCGAGGGAACGCCCACGCGACGCCTCTCCTCCGCCCTGCGCAAGCAGCTGGGGGTGCCGAAGGAGTCCGTCCACTCCCTGGCCTACTGGAAGCGGCGCTGA
- a CDS encoding sugar phosphate isomerase/epimerase family protein, producing MNTPPSQQLGHGTPRLSLNRWTLRTTSIQEFLETAASHGIDAVGLWRQDVEEVGLNALRRRVDDAGLRMSSLCRGGFLTAADETARAASLEGNRRAIDEAAALGAPTLVMVVGGITPEDKDIAAARARVAENIATLAPSAEAAGVTLALEPMHPMFTADRAVIATLDQALDIAESTGSDSVGVVVDTYHVWWDPALPQAIARAGRTGRLLSYQVCDWNLPLAAEPLFSRGYMGDGYIDFPSITRMVTAAGYTGDIEVEIFNQDVWATPADEATGIVTERYQQLVLPDL from the coding sequence ATGAACACCCCGCCCTCCCAGCAGCTGGGCCACGGCACCCCGCGCCTGTCCCTGAACCGCTGGACCTTGCGCACCACCTCGATCCAGGAGTTCCTCGAGACCGCCGCCTCCCATGGGATCGACGCCGTCGGCCTGTGGCGCCAGGACGTCGAGGAGGTCGGGCTGAACGCGCTGCGACGCCGGGTCGACGACGCCGGACTGCGCATGAGCAGCCTGTGCCGCGGTGGCTTCCTCACCGCCGCCGACGAGACCGCCCGCGCCGCGTCCCTCGAGGGCAACCGCCGCGCGATCGACGAGGCCGCCGCGCTCGGCGCCCCCACGCTGGTGATGGTCGTCGGCGGGATCACGCCGGAGGACAAGGACATCGCCGCCGCCCGGGCCCGGGTCGCCGAGAACATCGCGACGCTCGCCCCCTCCGCGGAAGCGGCCGGCGTCACGCTCGCCCTGGAGCCGATGCACCCGATGTTCACCGCGGACCGCGCCGTGATCGCCACCCTGGACCAGGCCCTCGACATCGCCGAGTCCACGGGCAGCGATTCCGTCGGCGTGGTCGTGGACACCTACCACGTGTGGTGGGACCCGGCGCTTCCGCAGGCCATCGCCCGCGCCGGGAGGACCGGGCGCCTGCTGAGCTACCAGGTCTGCGACTGGAACCTGCCGCTGGCCGCTGAGCCGCTGTTCTCCCGCGGCTACATGGGCGACGGCTACATCGACTTCCCGTCGATCACGCGCATGGTCACGGCGGCCGGGTACACCGGGGATATCGAGGTCGAGATCTTCAATCAGGACGTCTGGGCCACCCCGGCCGACGAGGCGACCGGCATCGTCACGGAGCGGTACCAGCAGCTGGTGCTCCCTGACCTGTGA